The Synergistota bacterium sequence TCAAAAGGCTCTCTATATTTAGGATTCCAAGTAGCGCTTAAGGCCCCAAAGGTTCTTCCATGAAAACCCCTTTTCAAAGCAACTATCTTCTTTCTCCCTGTTAGAAGTCTCGCAAACTTTATAGCCGCTTCAATAGCCTCTGTACCACTGTTACATAAAAAAACGCTACCCATATACTCCGGCATAACATCAAGAAGCTCTTTATAAAGAAGGGCTCTCTCCTCATGATAAAAAGTTTCGGAGCAAACTATAAGTTTTTTAGCCTGCGTTTCTATAGCTTCAAGAACATAAGGATTAGCATGCCCTACTATGCCTACCCCGTGCCCTCCAACACAATCTATATATTCCCTCCCCTGATCATCCCAAACTCTAGCTCCCTCTCCCCTAACTAACCTCAAGGGCACCTTGGGATATACTCCACTTCCATACTTCTCTTCCAGCTCTATCAGATTCAAGGTTAAGCTCACTCCTTCCTCTAAATATGGTTCCTTTACCCTGGAGAGCTGATATAATCGGGCTCTCGATACAACCAGAGGCTATTACACCTTCCCTGACTCCTCCTCTAACAGCTTCAAACAATGCCATCACCTTTTTCTTCATTCTACCTTTGGCTATCTGAAGTATCTCCTCTTCCATGTCAAGAGAAACCTCTTGAATTAAGCTTTCAGGATCACTTAAATCCCTTAAGAGGCCTGGCACATCCGAGAGAATAACCAAGCTTTCACTTCCTAAGGACAAAGCTATCTTTGATGCAAGGGTATCTCCATCAACGTTAAGGAGCTCTCCATTAAAGCCAAAGGCCAAGGGAGCTACTACAGGAACAAAACCCATATTTAAAAGCTCCCTTAAGAAAGAATCGTTAATCCTCTCTATCTTGCCGGAGTAGTCATCTTTTATAACCTTAACCTTCCCATCAGGTGTAAGAGCCTTTATAATCTTCCTCTCGGCTTCAATCAGCCTACCATCGGCTCCGCTTAAACCTATAGCTTGAACCCCTATGCTTTGAAGCTGAGCAACAAGAAATCTGTTTATCTTTCCAGCACACGCCATAACAAAGACTTCAAGAACCTCTTTCGTCGTTCTTCTGCTTTCAAACCCAGAAGGAGAAACCACCTTTTCTACCTCGACACCTAGCTTCCTTGATAGCTCATTTGTAGCCTCACCACCGCCATGGACTATAACAAGCTTTTCACCCATATCATAAAGCCTTTTAATATCACTGCATACATTTTTGAAATTCCCATTCAGGCTTCCACCTATCTTTAAAACTATCAAAAACTTCACCCCCCTAAACGGGATAAACAGGTACAAGCTTTAACCCCATATCTTCAGGCAATCCCAAAGCGATATTAGCCGCTTGAACTGCACTGCCTGATGCTCCTTTAACCAGATTATCTATAACGCTTACCACGGTTAATGCTCTTCCACCAGGATGAAGTTTAAGCCCGATCATACAAAGATTAGTCCCTGTAACCCATCTTGGATCAGGAAAACGAAGATGCTCCGGCTTAAAAGGACAGAGCTCAATAAAAGATTCAGAAGAATATCTATCCCTATAGATCTTAAGTATCTCCCTTTCACTAAGATCCTCTTTAAGCTCACATCTAACAACAGCTTGAATACCTCTGACAAGCTCAACAGCTGTTATCCTTATCTCTCCATTAACTCCCGTCTCTTGAGTGACCTCAGCAAGGTGCCTATGCTCATAAGTAGCATAGATCCTTAAGGCCCTGCTTCTTTCTGGATGATGTCCGCCCTCTGAAGGCTTAGCTCCTCCCGCAGAAGAACCAACCCTTACATCCGCATGAAAACTTTCCAATAGCTTCTTCTCAGCCAATGGCAAAAGAGCCAAATTTATAGCTGTTGCATTACATCCCACACCCGAGATCAACTTAGCGCTTCGTAACTCCTCTCTATGAGCCTCGGGAAGACCATAGACTGAACTTTTCAGAAGCTCCGGATAAGGATGGCTCCAAGAGTACCACTTTTCATACTCCCTGGGCTCCTTAAGCCTGAAGTTAGCGCTTAAGTCAACAACCTTTTTCCCCTTATCGTATATTTCTTTAACGAGATCAGCTCCCTCACCATGAGATAGAGCAACAAAGGCTATATCAAAATCCTCATCAAGGGCTTCTCCGTAACTTATAAAGTTATCCTTAAAAAAAGGCCTTAGGTGAGGATGATACCTCCAGATGGGCTCCCCTACCGCCCCCTGAGAGGCAACGCCTATAACCTTTATCCCTTCATGAAAAGAAAGTATCCTCAACAGCTCTCCTCCAGTGTATCCCCTTCCTCCGAACACAATAGCCTTTATCACGAAAGCACCTCCTCAACATAGTCAGCTATCATCTCTCCCACATCGATTCCAACATCTCTGGATGATCTTGCAAACTCTGGCGTAGAATTAACTTCATTAACTAGAAGCCCTCTTTCGCTCTCAAAGAGATCCAAAGCTATAAAGTCTCCACCAACGATAGAAGCCACCTTTTCCGATATTCTAATTAACTCATCACTTACGGAACATAACGCAGCTTTAGCTCCTCTAGCCGTATTTGTTACCCAATGGGAAGAGCTTCTATAAACCGCATACTTAACTTTCCCACCTATAACAAGAACCCTGATATCCCTTCCAGGCTTCCTTACATACTCTTGAATATAAAAGGCCTTCTGATGAACTCCTCCTAAGTTCCAGCGACAAAATATTATAGCTTCGGCAGCATCCCTATCATTAACCTTTGCTAAGAGCCTTCCCCAGGAACCGTTAACGGGCTTTATAACAGCAGGATAACCAATCTCCTCTAAGGCCTCTAAAGCCTTCTCAGGGGTAAAAGCAAGATAGGTACGGGGAACAGGAATTCCCTCCTTGGCCAAAAGCTCGGTAGTCAAAGCTTTATCGTTACAGACGACCATTGTTCTAAAGGGATTTATAACCTTAACTCCCCTATCCTCAAGCAAAAAGGATATATAAGTAGCCTGAGAGGCACTTAAGGTTCTATTTATAGCTAATCTAGCTCCAGGAACTCCATTACCTAACTCCCAAAGGGTCCTATTCCCCAGAACCTTTTCCACCTTTATCCCCCTTCTACTTAAAGCTTTATCTATTATCCTTTCCTCATCCCTCAAAATCGTATAGATTAAGAGAATCTTCTTGTCCTCCGTCCCAAGGCTACTCCCCCCAATCCTCTTCAACCTCGGGAGCAACCTCAAGCTCCAAAGGATTAAGACTCACAATCTCAAGTTCAACACCACAATCAGGACATATAACAATTTCTCCCACCTCTGGATCTTCAAGCTCTAATACCACATCACACTCAGGACAACGAGATTTAATCACCATTAAATTCACCCCCATCAAAGGAAACTTTTTATATACCTTACTATCTCCCCTGGTATGTCCACACCCGTAGGGGCAATGCTATTTCTAAACTCAGGGGAGTGATTTATCTCGTTAACCAAGAGCTCACCCGAGGGTGTCTCAAAAATATCAAGGGCTACCACCTCTCCATCTACAGCACGAGCTGCTCTTTCAGAAAGCTCAACTAGCTCAGAAGTTAATGGGCAGTTTCTAGCTTCACCACCACGAGCGGTATTTGTTATCCAGTGAGGCGAAACCCTATATATGGCAGCAACACACTTGCGTCCTATAACGAAGCTTCTTATATCCCTGCCAGGCTTATTCACATACTCTTGAATATAGAAGATCTTCTGAAGCCCATTTCCTAAAGTGTACTTATGTTCCAATACCGCCTCAGCCGCATCTTTATCATTAACCTTCGCTAAAAGCCTTCCCCAAGAACCATTAACAGGCTTAACAACCGCTGGATATCCAACCCTCTCTATTGCCTTTAAAGCATTCTCTGGAGAAAAAGCAAGATAAGTACGCGGAACAGGAATACCATTTTCCACCAAGAGAAGAGTTGTTATAGCTTTATCTAGACAGCTAGATATTGCCCTAGAGGAACTTATTACCCTTATTCCGTTACTTTCAAGGACCCGCGATACATAGAAAGCATGAGAGGCTGAAATAACGCGGTTTAAAACCACCGCAGGGGGTTTAATAGAAAGCTCCCCATTAGCAAAGAGAGGAAGTAAAAGACTATCCTCGTGAAGAAGATTTAGAGCAACACCCTCCCTTTCAAAGGCATCGATAAGCAACTTTTCCTCAACTCTTAACCTTGAGTAGACCATCCAAGCCTGCGCTTCCCCAAGTCAACCACCCTCCTTAAAAGATAGATATAAAAAAAGCCCCGCTCACCCTGGGAAGGTGAGCGGGGCTTTTAAAAATCCCTAGAGTTTAGCTTCAGCCTAAAGCTGAAGCAATAAACCCACCTTCCCAAGCCCTAAGCTTAGGCTTCTTGTAACCCTTGTTCCGCTTCAAAAGAGACTTGGAAAGATGAGCCTTTAAATTAATCACCCCAATTAACCTCCCTCACCAATTATCGCGCATAATATAGCATACTACTCTCTTCCCTGTCAAGGGTTTTTGAAATCAATATTTAAAGAAATTTACACCAGGGAAGTCTCAGAAATAACACCTTAAAAATAATCTCCTTTCAAACTTATAGACACATAAATAGTCACTATCTATAATATTATTAACTTAAGCTGTAGATATTAAGCAAAATCTTAAGGAGGGATACCTCTTATGGATCTTTCCTCTTTAATATTTATTATAACTTATATACTTTTAGCAATAGGACAGCCACCTATCTTTCGAATAGATAGAACGGGTGCGGTACTTATAGGCGCTACAGCTATGTTAGCATTAAAGGTTATATCCATTCAAGAAGCTTACTCGGCAATAGATTATAAAACGATAGCTACACTTTTCGGCTTAATGGTCTTGGTGGCCCACTTTCGACTATCAGGAGCTTTAAATCTATTAGTAAAATACCTGATTTCAAAAGTTAAAAACCCCTCTGAACTTTTATATTTTATAATCTTTAGCGCTGGTATTCTCTCAGCATTTCTAATGAATGATACGATATGCTTACTTTTCACTCCTCTGGTTTTAAAGATAACCAAGATATCAGGATTAAATCCTAAACCCTTTCTCTTAGCCCTATGTATGTCTGCAAATATTGGAAGCGTTGCCACGATCACTGGAAATCCCCAAAACCTTATAATAGGTATCTCCTCTGGACTAACATATAGTGAATTCTTTTACTATCTTTTCCCGGTTGCCATATTAGGGCTCCTCACTCTAATAACAATACTCAAAATAGCTTACAAGAAAGAATTATCAAAGCCTATAAATAACGAAGTAAAGCTTAAATTTAGATACAAAAAACCCATCGTAATTAAATTCTATATCATCGCTCTATTATGTTTAATTGGCTTCTTTATAGGGCTACCCATACAAGGAGTGGCCATGATTACCGCCTGCCTACTTTTGATTACAAGGAGAATAAAACCTGAAAAAGTTTACAATCTGATAGACTTCAAGCTTTTAGTCCTTTTCATAGGCCTATTCATAATAATAAAATCCTTCGAAAACTCAGCCCTATTTAAGCATCTCTCAGAAATCTCTGGAACCTTTCTAAAAAACCCACTTACCTTTGTATCATCGGTTACCATTTTATCTAACGCTGTAAGTAACGTCCCTGCAGTCTTAATATTCAAGCCCTTCATAGAAACCCTATCTTTAGGCAAGGAAGCATGGCTATACCTCGCCATGAGCTCAACATTAGCAGGAAATCTTACCGTACTTGGCTCTATAGCAAACATAATAGTCATAGAGTCAGCCTATCCGAAGGTAAAAATATCCTTCCTTGAGTACCTAAAGCTTGGCTTACCGGTAACCACTCTTACGCTACTTATTGGAACCCTATGGTTAAAAATAGCTTTACTCTGGTGATGAATCCTGATATAATGGTCGCGCTTGTATATAGCTAAGCAGCTAAAGTATCATCTATTAATCATAATGAAAAGATCATTAGCTAAATCTTTATCAAGATTTTTTAAAACTTTATACTGCTTTATAGCAAAATTTTCCTCACCAAGCGCTAAATAAACCAGACCAAGACCATAACGTGATTTAGCGTGATCAGGTTTTAGCTCCACAGCTTTCTCTAAAGCATTTGATGCCTCAACATAGCGTTCAAGTTTCGCATAGCACACACCAAGATTATAATAGGCCAAGGCATAATCTGACTTTAACTCATTCACTTGCCTATAAATCCTTATTGCTTCACCATAGCGGCCGATCTTGCCATAAGCTGACCCAAGGTCATTAAGCATATTAATATCATCTGGCTTCAGCTCAACAGCACACTTGAAGGCCCTTACCGACTCAGAATATTGATTTAGCTCCCAATAGTGCACTCCTATGCTATAATAGGATAAAGCGAGATTATCATTGGCTTCCTTATAGTCAGGTCTTATCCTTACGGCCTGTCTAAAAGTCTCTATAGCATTTTCATACCGACCCAGTTTAGCATAGGATAAACCGAGATTATAATAGGCTTCAGCACAATTAGGCTCTAACCTTATAAATTCCTTGAAAGCTTTGATCGCATCCTCATAGCAACCGAGATATCCATAGACTAAGCCAAGACCTATATACGCTTCAGCAAAATTAGGATCCAGCTTTAAAGCTTTCTTAAACGATTCTATTGCTTCAGCATAACGTTCCAGCTTTATGTACGATAATCCATGGCTAGAATAACCCTTAGGCTCAACATACTGACCGAATTTAATACTAGATAAACTAAGCCCATGATAAGCTAAGACAAAATCAAGCCTTAATCTTATAGCTTCCTTAAGCTCTTCAATTCTTTCATCATCCTCTTCCTCAAAAACTCTTATACCAATACCAGAATAAAATTTAAGCATACTCTGCGCAAAAGCCATAGAAACAGGCAAGAAACAGAAAGTGAAAATAAAACAAGCTAATAAAAACCTTCTTCTTTGTAACATATCCACACCACCCTAAGAAGCCTTAAAACAGGCTAATATCATTAGGTATTATCTCAAAAATAAAATTAAAGTCAATAGATTTACAAAAGGCAGAAAAGAAATAAAAATTATTTTAAGCAAGATGCCAACCGCATCAGAAAATCATTGACTTTTAAAACTCATTAATTTAAATTATCCTTGAAGTAATTTCAGAAAGGAGGGAAGGATATGATTTTACCTATCATTATCATTTACATGATCGCTATGCTACTTATAGGATGGTGGGCAAGCAAATATTACATAAAAGGTATGACCGACTTCCTACTTGCTGGTAGAAGGCTTGGCGTATTACTTGGTGCTGCCACTTTAGCAGCGACGCACTTTGGCGGTGGAGCTGTAATGGGTGGAGGAGAATATGGCTTTAAATATGGTATCTCTGGCGCATGGTATGGAGTATCTTGCGGAATTGGCTTGCTGTTCTTAATTTTAACGGCAGAAAGATTTAGAACCCTTGCTCTTTATACTGTGCCTGATTATCTTGAACAAAGATACGGCGGAAAAACAATAAGAGTCTTAGGGGCATTACTTTCACTTATAGCCCTTATAGGTATTCTTGCAGCTCAAGTCTTAGCTGCAAGAAACGCTTTAAGCATAGTAGGATTAAAGGGGAATACCGGCGCCATAATAGCAACCTTAGTATTTATAATTTACACTACCACTGGAGGACTATGGGCCGTTACGCTAACCGATCTATTTCAGCTCATCTTAGCAGCTATAGGGGTAATAATAGGAGCTTTTGTAGTTCTTGTTAAGGTTGGAGGCTTTACTGGATTAACATCCGCTTTAACTTCAAAAGGAGTTGCCGCAAGCTACTTCAGCTTCTGGGGAATGGGAACGGCTAGCATAATGTGGTTACTCCTTCCTACAGTAATGTATACCCTTATAGGTCAGGACTTTTACCAGAGACTATTTGCTACAAAAGACCCAAAAACAGCTAAGAACGCAGCTCTTCTTGGTGGAATAATATTAGTTATAATAAGCTTTTTCCCAACGATAATAGGAATGGGAGCTAAAGCGTTATCAAGTGAAGATCTGGGAAGAATGTCTGTACCATGGGTCTTACAAAACCTTATGCATCCTATCCTAGGAGGAATAGTTCTATCGGCTATACTTGCGGCCATAATGTCCACAGCGGATTCCCTTCTTACCGCTGCCACATCCCATATAATTAAAGACCTCTGGATCGAAACTTTCAAGGCAGATGAGTTAAAAGAAGAGAGGAAGCTCTTAACCTTATCAAGGATCTTTACCTTCATAGTCGGCATTTTATCACTTATAATAGCTCTTATCGTCCCAGGAATAATAGACGCACTTATATACTCCTACACTATGTACACAGCAGGAGTATTCATACCTGTAATAGGAGGAATCTTATGGAGTGGAGCAACAAAGGCAGGAGCGATTACATCTCTTGTTGGTGGAGCAATAGTAGCGCTCTACGGCATATTAACAGGAACAGAAGTCTTTGGAGCACCTGCTGAAATATACTCAGCTTTAGTATCATTAGTATTATTTATACTAGTATCAGCGGTAACGAAAAAGGCTTAAAAACAAAAGGGGCTGGAGGTTTTCTTCCAGCCCCTTAATTTATACCATTTATTTAGAGTGGACACAACGATAGCCTATGCAAATAGGGACAGTGAGCGCAATTAGGTAAGTTCCCCCAGCAATCGCTTTGGTTACTTAAAGTAAAATCACAACCTTCCTTAAAGGGGCACTCGAAACAAGAAGGAAGATAATTGAAAGTTAATCTTAAAAACATTTCAGAGTATTTATCTCTCCAAACATCCATTAGATTATCACAAGCTATATTACCTAAGGAAACCTCTTTTATATTCCTCTCCTTATTTAGGACCTTGACCTTCCATGACCTTGAAAAGTATAAGCACGGAGCTATTTCTCCATCACATCTTATAAAAAGAGCTCTGTTTGAAGCAAAAGGACAACCCCTTGCAAACCTTGTTAGATGATAACAACACAACTGAAGAACAAAGCACTGGAGGATAAGTCACAGTGCTAAGGATAATCATACTTCATTTGTCATCCCAGTGATATTAGCTATCACAATTTTTAATAAGATAATTCCTCAGAAAGGCCATTAGATTCTAACGAGGAGCCTCTATTACTTTAACAGCTTAAATTCCGCACCTTACTTAAAAAGCTTTAAATCTATTGACTTGATAGAAGAGACCGTTTAAACTTAAGATAAAAGCTAAAGAGCGGCAGAGAAAGGGAGAGCCATTCTTAGAGTGAAGAGTGGCTCTCCTTTTACTTTATAGGAGGTGACCAGGTTTGAAAAAAGAACAAAAAACAGGAAACGCATCAAAACTCTTAGAAAGTATCGAAAACATGTTCTTCGAGATTTTCCAATTAACTTGGCTTTTAAACGAAAATATAAAGGTTTTTGAAAACATAGCTGAAAGTTTCTCTAACGTAGAAAAGCTTAATATTAAGAGCTTTGACAATGCCTCAATAATAATGGAGATAGTGAATGAACTTGTAAAAATATCCAACAAACTAAGGGAAGAAACTCTACGAGCGAAAAACATTACAGAAACACTTGAAAACACCTGTAGAAACTTAAGCATCTCTATAGCTATGGCGCGGAACGCTTTAGAAGAACAAGAAAAAATCTTCAAAAAGGTTGTAGAAACTAATGAAAATCTTATAAATCAATCAGGAGCCGTAGCAGAAATAATAAAAACTTTAAACCTGCTTGCTAAACAGATAAACCTGCTTTCTCTCAACGCCTCTATAGAAGCCGTAAAGGCCGGTGAAAAAGGGAAAGGCTTTGCGGTTGTATCACAAGAGATAAGAAAACTCTCAGAAAAAACAAGAGAGGCTAACTCTGAAATAGAAAAAACGATCAAAAATATCGTGAACACGATAAAGGAATCTTTTGAAATAACTAATAAATCCTTTGAAGAGTTTTCGAAACTTAAAGAATCGTTTAAGGCGTTTATGGGTTTTATATCCCAAACGGCCTCAGGATTCGAAAACGTTTTTCAAGTAACAACAACGATAAATAGCATATCTGATGAAGTTCTTAAAGTAACAAACAAAATAGAGGAATCTTCAAGGGAAATTTTTGATACATCTAAGAATGTAAGAGAGCTATCAAGGGAGGTGGGAAATACCGTAAAGACCCAAGAAAGCAAAAACCAAGAGGTTTTAAAAATGATATCCTCTCTCAACAAAACCCTTTTCGATATACAAAGGCAAGCATCCACCTTAAGATCCGAACAGGAGATAATTTTTGGAGTCAATCCTTTCACAAATCCTAAAACTATAAGAGAGATGTACTACCCCATAATAAAGTGGGCTTGCGAAAAAGCAGGTTATACATCAAGAATGGTTATCGTTCACAGTTACGATGCTTTGACTCAAGCCTTAAAAGAAGAGATAGTTGATGGAGGTTGGTTTTCCCCATTCGCATATGTTGAAGCAAAGGAGACTTTGGATAATATAGTTCCTATAGCGACTCCCATAGTTAACGGAAGAGCAAGCTACGATGGATATATTATTACCTCCAAAAAGTCCAATATAAAAAGCCTTAAAGACCTTAAAGGAAAGCGCTTCGGATTTGTAGATCCCAAAAGCGCTTCAGGTTATCTATTTTCAAAATATGCTCTACTTCAAGAGGGAATAAACCCTGATAAGGACTTCAAAGAAACCCTCTTCCTGGGAAGTCACGATAATGTTATAAAGGCTGTTCTTCAAGGAGAAATAGATGCAGGTGCCACTTACAATGAAGCACTAGAAAGAGCTAAAGAACAGGGAGTAGACATAAGTGATGTAGTTATAATAAACACCGTTAAAGATATACCTAAAGACGCAATAGTCTTACTTAATCGCCTACCACATAACTTCATAGAAAAATTCAAGGAGGCGCTTCTTTCATTTAAACAAGCCAAGGGAATTCAAGGTTTTGTTGAAGCAAGAGATGAGCGCTATGACATCATAAGAAGGGTTAAAAAAACTATATCTTTATAAGCTCGTATGCTTGGTTTCCTAAACCTATCTCCTCAGCATAGTCAAGCATGACCTTCCAGTTAGTTTTAGGATGAATCAAGGTAAACTTATCCTCCCCTTTACGCATGTCTTTTTCGGAAAGAGGACCAAAGGGATTTGGCAAAGCCTGATTTACAAGATCAACTGAAGCCTTATCTATAGCAACAGGATCAAAAGAGGCTAAAACACCTATATCAGGAACTATAGAAGCATCGTTATAATTCCAGCAGTCACAAAATGGAGAAACATTAGTAATGAAGTTTATGTGAAAGGCTGGCTTATTCTTCAAAACCGCATAGGCATACTCCACTATACGCTCACACGCTTCCAAGCTCATATCCCAATCTATATCTATCGCCTCTGAAGGACAAACAACTATACACTGACCACATCCAACGCATATTTCGTAATTTATGTAAGCCTTCCTATTCTCATCAAAGCTTATAGCGCTATAATTACAGTTTCTAATGCACGCTCCACAAGAAACACAATCATTCTTTGAGATCCTGGGCTTAGAGTTAGAGTGCATCTTAAGCTTGCCTTCCCTGGAAGCACAACCCATTCCAACATTTTTAATTGCGCCTCCAAAACCGGTTAACTCATGTCCTTTAAAGTGATTTAAGGAAATAATCACATCAGATTCCGCTATAGCAGAAGCTATCAACGCATAAGAAAAGTGTTTTAAGTTTATCTCTACCTTTCTACAATCAAAGCCCCTTAATCCATCGGCTATTAAAACATGACACCCAACCGTTAACGGATTAAACCCATTCTTGAAAGCAGCTTCAAGATGACTTACCGCGTTAGACCTGCTTCCCCTATAAAGTGTATTCGTATCTGTCAAAAAGGGTTTGGCACCTAAATCTCCCAAAATCTTAACGAGCCTACCAACAAAGTTATGCCTCACATAGGCCAAGTTTCCGAGCTCTCCGAAATGCATCTTTATGGCCACAAATCTTTCGGAGAGACTCAAATGACCTATGTGGGCCGTTCTAAGAAGACGTTCAAACTTATCCAGAAGATTCTCCCGAGAAGAAGCTCTAAGGTCCATAAAATATACCTTTGAAGCCATTATTTATTACTCCTCCTCTCCTCCATAATAGGCTATACTTGGATTAATGGCCTCAACCACCTTAATTCTCTTAAATCCCATACCCTCTAATTTACTAACGATGTCCCTTGTGATCTTATCTACTATGGTCCAACCCAAGGCTTTACAGAAGGGACATACACTAAGCCTCCGAGCTAAACTGACCCATATTTCAGCATAGCTTTCCTTAATCGTCATACCATAAACTAAACCAAGGGAAACGATATCGCTTTCGGTCTCGGGATCCTTAACCTTCTTAAGCTCCTCCAAAACACTCTTTTCAATTTCATTAAGCTCTCTTTTCACTTCAAGCTCACCTCTGAATCAAAAGATTTATATAATTATAGCACTAAATAATATAATACGGTAGCGGATTCTCGCAAAGAAAGACCATCAAATTAGCTTTTAG is a genomic window containing:
- a CDS encoding [LysW]-aminoadipate kinase, producing MIVLKIGGSLNGNFKNVCSDIKRLYDMGEKLVIVHGGGEATNELSRKLGVEVEKVVSPSGFESRRTTKEVLEVFVMACAGKINRFLVAQLQSIGVQAIGLSGADGRLIEAERKIIKALTPDGKVKVIKDDYSGKIERINDSFLRELLNMGFVPVVAPLAFGFNGELLNVDGDTLASKIALSLGSESLVILSDVPGLLRDLSDPESLIQEVSLDMEEEILQIAKGRMKKKVMALFEAVRGGVREGVIASGCIESPIISALQGKGTIFRGRSELNLESDRAGREVWKWSISQGALEVS
- the argC gene encoding N-acetyl-gamma-glutamyl-phosphate reductase; the protein is MIKAIVFGGRGYTGGELLRILSFHEGIKVIGVASQGAVGEPIWRYHPHLRPFFKDNFISYGEALDEDFDIAFVALSHGEGADLVKEIYDKGKKVVDLSANFRLKEPREYEKWYSWSHPYPELLKSSVYGLPEAHREELRSAKLISGVGCNATAINLALLPLAEKKLLESFHADVRVGSSAGGAKPSEGGHHPERSRALRIYATYEHRHLAEVTQETGVNGEIRITAVELVRGIQAVVRCELKEDLSEREILKIYRDRYSSESFIELCPFKPEHLRFPDPRWVTGTNLCMIGLKLHPGGRALTVVSVIDNLVKGASGSAVQAANIALGLPEDMGLKLVPVYPV
- the lysX gene encoding lysine biosynthesis protein LysX encodes the protein MKRIGGSSLGTEDKKILLIYTILRDEERIIDKALSRRGIKVEKVLGNRTLWELGNGVPGARLAINRTLSASQATYISFLLEDRGVKVINPFRTMVVCNDKALTTELLAKEGIPVPRTYLAFTPEKALEALEEIGYPAVIKPVNGSWGRLLAKVNDRDAAEAIIFCRWNLGGVHQKAFYIQEYVRKPGRDIRVLVIGGKVKYAVYRSSSHWVTNTARGAKAALCSVSDELIRISEKVASIVGGDFIALDLFESERGLLVNEVNSTPEFARSSRDVGIDVGEMIADYVEEVLS
- the lysW gene encoding lysine biosynthesis protein LysW, which produces MKSRCPECDVVLELEDPEVGEIVICPDCGVELEIVSLNPLELEVAPEVEEDWGE
- the lysX gene encoding lysine biosynthesis protein LysX; amino-acid sequence: MVYSRLRVEEKLLIDAFEREGVALNLLHEDSLLLPLFANGELSIKPPAVVLNRVISASHAFYVSRVLESNGIRVISSSRAISSCLDKAITTLLLVENGIPVPRTYLAFSPENALKAIERVGYPAVVKPVNGSWGRLLAKVNDKDAAEAVLEHKYTLGNGLQKIFYIQEYVNKPGRDIRSFVIGRKCVAAIYRVSPHWITNTARGGEARNCPLTSELVELSERAARAVDGEVVALDIFETPSGELLVNEINHSPEFRNSIAPTGVDIPGEIVRYIKSFL
- a CDS encoding SLC13 family permease, with translation MDLSSLIFIITYILLAIGQPPIFRIDRTGAVLIGATAMLALKVISIQEAYSAIDYKTIATLFGLMVLVAHFRLSGALNLLVKYLISKVKNPSELLYFIIFSAGILSAFLMNDTICLLFTPLVLKITKISGLNPKPFLLALCMSANIGSVATITGNPQNLIIGISSGLTYSEFFYYLFPVAILGLLTLITILKIAYKKELSKPINNEVKLKFRYKKPIVIKFYIIALLCLIGFFIGLPIQGVAMITACLLLITRRIKPEKVYNLIDFKLLVLFIGLFIIIKSFENSALFKHLSEISGTFLKNPLTFVSSVTILSNAVSNVPAVLIFKPFIETLSLGKEAWLYLAMSSTLAGNLTVLGSIANIIVIESAYPKVKISFLEYLKLGLPVTTLTLLIGTLWLKIALLW
- a CDS encoding tetratricopeptide repeat protein translates to MLQRRRFLLACFIFTFCFLPVSMAFAQSMLKFYSGIGIRVFEEEDDERIEELKEAIRLRLDFVLAYHGLSLSSIKFGQYVEPKGYSSHGLSYIKLERYAEAIESFKKALKLDPNFAEAYIGLGLVYGYLGCYEDAIKAFKEFIRLEPNCAEAYYNLGLSYAKLGRYENAIETFRQAVRIRPDYKEANDNLALSYYSIGVHYWELNQYSESVRAFKCAVELKPDDINMLNDLGSAYGKIGRYGEAIRIYRQVNELKSDYALAYYNLGVCYAKLERYVEASNALEKAVELKPDHAKSRYGLGLVYLALGEENFAIKQYKVLKNLDKDLANDLFIMINR
- a CDS encoding sodium:solute symporter family protein, translated to MILPIIIIYMIAMLLIGWWASKYYIKGMTDFLLAGRRLGVLLGAATLAATHFGGGAVMGGGEYGFKYGISGAWYGVSCGIGLLFLILTAERFRTLALYTVPDYLEQRYGGKTIRVLGALLSLIALIGILAAQVLAARNALSIVGLKGNTGAIIATLVFIIYTTTGGLWAVTLTDLFQLILAAIGVIIGAFVVLVKVGGFTGLTSALTSKGVAASYFSFWGMGTASIMWLLLPTVMYTLIGQDFYQRLFATKDPKTAKNAALLGGIILVIISFFPTIIGMGAKALSSEDLGRMSVPWVLQNLMHPILGGIVLSAILAAIMSTADSLLTAATSHIIKDLWIETFKADELKEERKLLTLSRIFTFIVGILSLIIALIVPGIIDALIYSYTMYTAGVFIPVIGGILWSGATKAGAITSLVGGAIVALYGILTGTEVFGAPAEIYSALVSLVLFILVSAVTKKA
- the phnD gene encoding phosphate/phosphite/phosphonate ABC transporter substrate-binding protein, translated to MKKEQKTGNASKLLESIENMFFEIFQLTWLLNENIKVFENIAESFSNVEKLNIKSFDNASIIMEIVNELVKISNKLREETLRAKNITETLENTCRNLSISIAMARNALEEQEKIFKKVVETNENLINQSGAVAEIIKTLNLLAKQINLLSLNASIEAVKAGEKGKGFAVVSQEIRKLSEKTREANSEIEKTIKNIVNTIKESFEITNKSFEEFSKLKESFKAFMGFISQTASGFENVFQVTTTINSISDEVLKVTNKIEESSREIFDTSKNVRELSREVGNTVKTQESKNQEVLKMISSLNKTLFDIQRQASTLRSEQEIIFGVNPFTNPKTIREMYYPIIKWACEKAGYTSRMVIVHSYDALTQALKEEIVDGGWFSPFAYVEAKETLDNIVPIATPIVNGRASYDGYIITSKKSNIKSLKDLKGKRFGFVDPKSASGYLFSKYALLQEGINPDKDFKETLFLGSHDNVIKAVLQGEIDAGATYNEALERAKEQGVDISDVVIINTVKDIPKDAIVLLNRLPHNFIEKFKEALLSFKQAKGIQGFVEARDERYDIIRRVKKTISL